From the genome of Nicotiana tabacum cultivar K326 chromosome 17, ASM71507v2, whole genome shotgun sequence:
ATGTCAATAATATGATCCCTAGATAGGTTGAGTCTCTTCCACGCTATCAATAATATCAATCCAAACTTCATCATTAGGTTGCATCACATTGTTCGAGAtctcttcttcttgtaccacttgctcatcatccacaagttgcctttgatttgaggtgggtgcattcccacatCTTCCAtttcttgtagtaacggccatggcatgccctgtgttgtttccaccctttgggtttactaccgtgtcacttggtagtgctcCCTTCGgatgagaatttagagcttgagagattttccccaaTTGAACTTCTAGTTTGCgaattgatgtgttgtgtgaggcaagttgggcatccgaatcggcattcttttcAATCATTTGAgtgaacatattttcaatacgCCCCATCTTGTTGTTTGAAGAACTtaaaccatgggaaggataaggaggcgggttgctcagttgttgatacatcgggggcctttgaaaacccgatcCCCGgctgccttgattgttgttccatcttccttgattgttacccccccccccaattccTTGATTATATCCgctccaattcccttgattgttgttgttatgccaattcccttgattgttgtttctgctccaattgccttgattgttagaattccaattgccttggttgttttGAGGtcaccattgttgttggtttgggccttggaagttgtttctttgcccttgaaatatgttcacatattgcacttcctccTCTTATTCATTATAGGAATCATCTTGCTCAAAACCACTATCTTCTagcacataattctccactcgatttatcacttgtggacccttggtcctcctcttgttcaccatcatgttcactccctccATGACATTGACTTGCTTGGGATTttgcacttgatttagttgggcctttgctagttgcatcatggtggttgtcaactcggcAATGGCTTGCACATGGTCTTGCAACTatttgtgaaggtggatcatgTTTGGGTCACCATGTGGAACATATGCCCGGAATTTCCAAGACGATGATGTTTCCGCCATCTTATCCAGAATCTTACACACCTCCGCATAAGGCATAGTtatgaagttcccaccggcaagttaattcactacacattggttggttgcgTTAATCCCATGATAGAAAGTTtattgaatcatgttctccgtcatattGTTATTGGGACATTCCTTAACTATTGTTCTATAacgttcccatatctcgtgtagtgattcattcggctcttgcttgaatgccaaaatctcatctctaagtgtagccatgtgccccatAGAGAAGAACTTATAAATAAACTTTtccaccaactcatcccaagtgtgaatagAATGGTGCGGCAAACAGTCCAACCAATATAAAGCTTTTctccgtagagagaagggaaaaagccttagcctcaattcATCCTCgaagacatttgtttgttttctcccccaacaagtatccacaaaccccttcaaatgtttgtacaCATTTTGAATTGGAGCACCAGTAAAGAAACCCCGTTGTTCAATCAAAGTGAgtatcacattggtaatttgaaagttGCCCACCCTAATACGGGGATGGACTATtacacttgcatatccttcattgggtaatatccggtgtggagccgctcgtggtggaggtgggggtggagcggggacattgtcatgaggcactcagcctcttctattggcttggGGTTCAAGAGGAACATCATCAACTTTCTCATCCTCGACGTCCACATCCCCTAAAGGCAAATTTCCAAGCTCATTGTTCGGCATGGTTGTACCTATGATatctcacacaagttagtaacatggaaggaaaagaagatattccaaaaacacacccaaatatatagctaacaccattttaactccccggcaacggtgtcAAAAATTGGTGACATCCAAAATACACCTCAATAAGAGATATGAtacggtcgtatgcaataataattacccaactatgagtcggggtcgaatccactagGAGTTATAAGGGGTGTcaggagtatatatttgaagcaagTGAATGGACTACCTAAATTGCACTTCCATAACAGAGTTTTGAGTTCTACTTCTACTATAACTCTAATGATTGTAAACTAAGGTAAATAAACTAGAGattaatatttttgatgtttttccaAATAGTTTAAAGGCTTAAGGTTGTGaacataacctaggtgtttgcctaatgggatgaAGATGTTAACACTTATTTTGTTGATTAGGgtatattatagctctcaactctatgctacctactcaatacctctcggtcagagagtgattttgtccaatttgactttctcaagtccaaatgggtatcaaacaaaatagttgatatgagctcaagtcgggttcttactatctctagtttgaaccctttaattaggctaatcaatctctcaattaacctaattttttgttagccaagttatcctggactaggtctctctttctcaaggagagactaagtcaaataggcatgaatcaatgtttgtaaccattaattctaaaattgaagcatgaactaagctaaataatcaacacccaatcataaataagcattaaattaattacccataaggttcacacactagggttgggtcacaaccctagtgaaaatctagctactcataatgggtattgaagagaataaagaagaaaagataattaAGCCCATAATAAAAGATTAAAATGATCAAATCTAATATTAATACACCAAAATaatgtaaaacttcctaaagtagtaaaaaGAAACGGTTACAACAGCTTTtaatgttcaaacttgacctaattttgtaaaactcatctatttatacaggTCCAAAAATTgctgacaaaaatacccctcggaAGGTTCTGCAgccacacaattccatgtgcgatcTGCAGATTTCTTTAGCTGGCAGGAAGGTGAGTTATGCGGATGCACATTTCTGAACTGCGGCCGCGAGGcaatttctgcggccgcacaattcttgtgtggtccgcacttcacaAAGGCTCTAGAACTTGTTCTTCTTGCATATTCTCTGAACTTTGCATCTTTGTCAGTAAAAGCCCAGTTCTGCGACCACACAATTCATGTGTGGTTCGCACATTACTGAAAGtccttttggatttttcttcttggtttgcggttgcagatggaattctgcggtccataatttcttctgcggaccgcacatttgtgcttTTGCGCCCTTTATTTCCTTGTGCTTCAGAACACTCCTTTTTAGTCAGATTTCATCTCGGGAAACCAAACTTCAAGCATTCCTACaatttgcacaattttattagtttcgggaacacaattcaatactttcggaacaaaataaaagctaaaaggtgttaatacaacaacaacaacaataacaacaacaacaacaacatacccagtattatcccactctatggggtctggggagggtagtgtgtatgtaCAATAGATCATCGGCTCAGGAAatcataagcaccacattaatgaaaataaagacaagaagggacaacacCAAAAGCcctataaaagcagaataaagacaacaagatagtaaggtgatcaacaatgaaagaaaacaacggttaatCATAAAAaactactaccaacagaaagtgaGACTACATGCCAATACtattgttatgaacactctagaatACCTACTATACTATCCTAATCTTCGACCTttataccttcctatcaaggtgcatgtcctcggtcagctgaagctgcgccatgtcttgcctaatcacctctccccacctcttctttggcctacctttACCTCTCCGTAAACCCTCCAAAGTCAACCTCTCACAACTTCTCATCGaggcgtctgtgctcctcctcctgacatgaccaaaccacctaagtcacgcttcccgcatcttgtacTCAATAGGGGTCACACCCACTTTGTCGTGAATAACCTCATTActaatcctatctaacctggtgtggcCGCACattcatctcaacatcctcatctacgctaccttcatcttctagacatgagcgatcttgattggccaacactcagccacATACAACATTATCGATCTGACCACCACTCGGTGGCACCTATCTTAAAGGTgataataagcagtcaaaatcccaaCTTATCAGATACCAGAACATCTAACTTTGATGAAGGGAGTTTTACTTGACTTGTAGTAATTGACACTAATTCCCCGTGAACCGCAACTTCCTTAACTATTCTGTCTACTTTAGAAGCAGCATCAAGCACCACCTTGTCACTCTTGACAGATTTTCTTGGAGTAGCCTTGATCTTGGTTGACTTAGAGGTGTTTTTCGAAGCAGACACGGATGCATGGATGGTTGGTTTTAGAAGTGCAGGCCCAGTAGAAGTGGGAATGGTGAGTGCAACAGGAACGGGGGATGATGGCGTAGGTATAGTGGAGGATATCGATAGAGAAGGAGCCGGTGTGGTTGCAGGTTCACTTGATGGTTTGACACTTTTCTTTGATTTAGGCTTCATGTTCTTGGATTTGGCTTCAGTCTTGGAAGATGATTTTGCTTTAGTAGAGGTTTGGCTGGATTTAGGCATGGATTTAGCAGAGGCTttgcttagggtttgagaggaatGGTAAAGTCTGAGAAACTGATCATAAGGGGCTTTTAAAGACGTAACTCCTAGTTttactagagagagagagagagagagagtaaccATATTTGAGTTCTAACGGGACTCTAATAATGGTTACTTTGACTGTTAGGATTTCAGGGTTAATTAACCtctaattgctttaggattcccCCTTACACTTTAGCTAGATAACAACTAGAAGTGATGCTAACCGGATTAGAAAGTTTGAGTATAGCAGTAATTTAGGATATTAAGTCCTAGTGAATTAAGACAAGATGGCACGTACCTGAGTCAAAGAACCAACTGCTTAGTAACTCCTTACTCATTTATGCACTACAAGTTAGTATCATACAACACAGTAATTAGCCAGATTTTTCTATGCAAGCGTCTGTGCTTAATACAAGAACGAGACTGAATCAAACATATTGTACTTAACTATCTACATCTAATTATACCTTTTCTAGCCAATCATTGGGATTCAATCAAGTTGGGAGTATTAATTAGACCTAGTTCCAGTTTATTCCTTTCAAAATGATCCATACTCAGAGCTTTAGTAAAGATATCAGCAATTTGATCTTCAGTTTTACAGAAGTTAATTAAGATATtcccttttcaacattgtctctgagaaaGTGATGTCTAAtgtcaatgtgcttggttctcttATGTTGATAGAGATTTTTAGCAATGTTTATGGCACTGGTGTTGTCATGGAAAATAGGAACACAATCATCAAAAATACCATAGTCCTTTAGTTATTGTCTTATCCATAGCAACTGTGCACAGCAAGATGTTGCTTCCACATATTCAGCCTCAACTATGGATAAAGCCACTAAGTTATGCTTTTTTGTACCCCAAGACACCAGACAAGAACctaaaaaatgtgttgtttctgaAGTGCTTTTCCTGTCAACATAaaaacctgcatagtcagcatcagtATAACCAACTAGATCAAAGCTATACCATCTAGGATACCATAGACATAGATCAAGAGTACCTTTAAGATATCTGAGTATCCTCTTGACAGCCATCAGATAAGACTCTTTTGGATTTGTCTGAAATCTTGCACACAGTCCCACATTGAATATAATATCAGGCATGCTTGCTGTGAGATACAACAATGACCTAATCATTCCTCTATAAAGCTTATGTTCAACACTTTTCCCTTCTTCATCAAGATCCAACTTTGTGGCAATGGAAATGAGAGTGTCTATGGACTTAGAGGAGTCCATGTTGAATTTCTTCAGCAGCTCCTTGATGTATTTTTGCTGATGCATCATGGTTTTAGTAGTTGTTTGCTTTATTTGCAACCCCTAGAAAGAAGTGCAATTCACCCATCATGCTTATTTCAAAATCATTCCTCATTATATCAGCAAATTCCTTGCACATTGCTTCATTAGTAGTTCCAAAGATAATGTCATCCACACATACTTGTACAATAGGAAAATTATAGCCTTTGCTCCACAGAAACAGTGTGTTATCCACCTTTCCTCTTACAAAGTTGTTGGTTAAGAGGAATTTTGAgagtctttcataccaagctcttggAGCCTTTTTCAGTCCATACAGAGCTTTGTCTAATTTGAACACATAGTCAGGAAATTCTTCACTCTCAAACCCAGGAGGTTGTTTAACAAACACTTCATCCTTCAGATAACCATTCAAAAATGAACTTTTTACATCCGTCTGATCTAAGGTGAACTCCATGTGTGCAACAAAATCTATTAGCATTCTTATAGCTTCCATTCTAGCTACAGGTGAaaatgtttcatcatagtcaatgccTTCTTCTTGATTGTATCCCTGAACCACCAGtctggccttgttccttgtgaCGTTTCCTTGTTCATCCAGCTTGTTTCTTAACACCCGTCTGGTACCTATGACAGTTTTGGTGTTGGGTCTTTCTACCAAGTGCCAGACCTTGCTTCTTTCAAACTGATTTAGCTAGACTTGCATGGCTATAATCCAATCTGGATCCTTTAGAGCTTCCTTTATGTTCTTAGGTTCAACCTGTGAGAGGAATGTTGTGAGTGCACATAGATTTCTAAGAGATGACCTGGTTTGCACTCCTGCATTAGGATCATAGATGATGTTCTCAAgaggatgtgaattttgatgtttCCATAGCCTAATCTGCATTCCTAGAGATGGTTCACCCAAGGAGTGACCCAAAGGAACAAGTTCAGTAGCTATAGCTTCATTAGTCTGGTTAGCAGTCAGAGTAGTTCTCTCTTCTTCTTGTTCCTCGGGATCACTGTAAATTTCCTTAGAATCTCTGGATCTATCTTCAGATTGAAGTTCAGGTTCCTTAGGAGCTCCTTCACTAGTGAGCCATATGTCATAATCTTCATCATACAGACCTTTCTCAGCCAAGTTGTTAAATTCATTAAAAACAACATGAACATTTTCTTCTATGTACATAGTTCTTTTATCAAACACTTTGTAAGCCTTACTATGTGGAGAGTAACCCAAGAAaattccctcatcacttctgtcaTCAAACTTACCTAGAGCTTCTTTACTATTATTGTGCACAAAATATTTGCACCagaattgtaacgacccaacatATCTATGCTCTGGAGGTTGCTAGACTTACCTCAAGGTTCATaggaccatttgaggtgttgatacgagttggggaggttgattATGAGCTTGCTCTATCTCCCATTCTATCTGGAGTTCATtcggttttccacgtgtctatgcttcagaggtatcatgccgacaggtcgcatgtgttagactttagcacagttcagctagatgagagcctaGGTTATGATGAGGTGCCAGTTGACATTGTTGACAtgcaggtttgccagttgaggtccaagaagatttctgcggtaaaAGTTCAGCAGATGGGCGAACCAGTAGAGGAGgagacttgggagtccgaggaggacatgcacagtagatatccacacttatttggtactccaggtacgtttctagacccgttcgaggacgaacgtttgtttaagaggtggagaatgtaacgacccgatcggtcgttttgcttCCTAGATctttgttcccctaaataagactccacgtatatgcttttactattttatgacttgcggggatggttaatTCAGGATatagaagggttcgggttgaaatcggaacacttagttcctttttttaagaaaatatacCACTTGGCTTGATgccttagttccttaatattggctttaaatggttaactttgacttgggtcaacatttctAGTAAATAACCCCGGAACTGAGATTTGacagtcccaataggttcgtatgatgattttggacttgggcgtatgttcggaccGGGTAttggatgacccgagagtgtTTCAGCACATAAAGTTGAAAGTTGATgcattgaaagtttaaaagttctttaaatttggtttggagtaggttttggtgtaaTCGGGGTCTGTTTGGGATTTTGAACCTgggaatagttttgtatggtaatttaagacttgcacacaaaaattTGTGTCATTTcgaatagtttaagtatgattcggcgcgctcggagtaagttggaagaaatTGATGTTGATAAGTTGATTCTATTGGTTTTGGGtcgcgattcttagttttaatattgttttacGCATTCCGAGGGTGCAAGCGAGTCCTTtttatgtttacaaacttgttggcatatttggacGGGGCCTCTGGTGCCCCGGATGCCATTCAGACGATGCGTGGAAGTCGTTTGTCCTTGGATAAATAGCTGAAGCATCAAgcatctggtgcaatcgcacctgcggagagcCAGctacaggtgcgagctcgcagaagcaagtCAAGGGCCGCAGAGGAGTGGACTTTTCTATGGTCATAGAAGCGGGGAATGGACTTcatctgcgaaggcgcagatgcagGATTTTTATCGCAGAAGCAGCCTGGGACTGTGGCTTgtagaccgcagaagcgaaggaatttccacAGAAGTGGACATGCTTCTGCTAGGAAAGGGCCACACGTGCGCTATGAGGCTGGCCAGGCCTTGACCACAGATGCGACGTAGCTTCCGCAGAAGTGGGAGACCGTCCGCAAAAGCAAAATCACTGAAGGCAGTGAGGTCGTTTAAGACGGACTTAGACCATTGTTTTGACTCATTTCTTTCAtccgttgggcgattttggagcttctcaGAGAGGGTGTTTTCACCTAGCagaggtaagtaatttttatccaatgtaagttaaatacatagattatgggttgatttagaaaattatgggtttagatgaacaaacctaggttttgatataaaaaaatgggatttaaccacgaaaatggttgtgggtttgagtgaaaattatatatttgagttcgtgaggttatgggtcacatttatcttcgaatatttttagAATCCAGGCACGCGGGCCAGAGTGAATTTttggaatcttccaatttgggttgggtaattactctaatagttaaattatgaacttttgaacacatattgattaatttatataacatttgactagttttgtgtcgtttggcaccaagttgaggatttaaagcatatttgtggatcgggagTGAGCTTGAGAAAAGGTATGtcttttgcctaaccttgtaagagggaactcatcccttTAGATGTATTTTGTTATGAATTACTTATGTGGGGAACTACgtatgcactaggtgacgagagcccgtgcgtagctatattccatgtgATGTCCATGTAGTCTTAGATTTACATCATGTTTTGCTTGCACTGTTATGTtgattatgcatattaattgtcttaaataGAGTTGGGATTAAGtattttaagatttaaagtcTCTAGTTTGGATTTCTTATGTTTAGGAAGAATTGAAGAATTTTATAATAACTGTGATAAATCCATGTTCATTCGCGTCGCAAGTATTTACGCGAGTGGGGTAAATTTCCTCAATTCTCATGGGAGTGGGTTGTTTGCCTCGGCagattaatagatgcatctatggttcgtgccattcgaccc
Proteins encoded in this window:
- the LOC142171475 gene encoding secreted RxLR effector protein 161-like, which encodes MMHQQKYIKELLKKFNMDSSKSIDTLISIATKLDLDEEGKSVEHKLYRGMIRSLLYLTASMPDIIFNVGLCARFQTNPKESYLMAVKRILRYLKGTLDLCLWYPRWYSFDLVGYTDADYAGFYVDRKSTSETTHFLGSCLVSWGTKKHNLVALSIVEAEYVEATSCCAQLLWIRQ